The nucleotide window AGCACCTGGCACCCAGCAGTGGGAGTTGTCAAGTGTCAGAGCAGGTGAAGGCCCAGAGCTGCTGTTGCGGCATGGAGGGTAGACAGACCCAAGAACTGACTGACCAGCAGTGGTTTGCTTTGCTCTCCAGGGGGCTGTTGCGGTTCTGACTATAAACAGTATGTGTTTGGcggctgggcctgggcctggtggTGTATCTCCGACACTCAGAGGTAAGGGCCTGGGGGCCAGCAAACCGGGCATCCTGGTGGGCAAGGGAGAAAAGGGTTTCCATCCTTACCCCCTTCACCCCACAGGTCAGCTAGAGCATCTACCACTTGCCGCCTTCCACTCTGGGGGGGCGGGACCTCCTAAGAAGCAGATGAAATGGGTTACACAGGGATGCAGGAGGTCTGTCTGTGGGCACCTCCTCCTTGGTGGGTGTGCTCTTTTCCATTGAGGGCATCACTTCTGTCCCAGAGAATTCAAGCAGAATGCTAATGCCCTGATTCTAGCTCAGAGTTATTCACGAAGCCTTAATTACACACCTGTTTGGAGTGGGtctaagaagggaagaaaggttgaAGAGACCCCTTACACATACCCTCACCTGTGCAGGCCCTGGGACAATGCAGGCGGGGGCTAAATGGCAGAGAATGGATATACAGTCTAAAGGGGCTCTGACAGCAGCGTGTTAAAGACAAGGGGTAGGGATCTAAGGAATTGGCTCTGGGGCCGGGCAAGATGGCTCTGGACCTCCTAAATCAGTCTGGAGAGACTTACTCGGGGAAGGGAGGTTTCAGCTCCCCAGAGGGCCCACCGTCAGGCTCTACCTGCTGGCTTTCCCAGAGCCTGCCGCAGGGCTGGACTTGGCCTGGGCCTCTCCTGCCCCCTTACTGCCCACCCAGGAGGAGATGAGGCCCGGCCACCTCTCCACCAGCACCCCTTCCTGACTACGGGAGATCAGGGGAGGGGCCCAGATTCTTCCAGGCCAGGACCCAGGCAACACAGGCAGCAGAGCTGCGAAAGTGTGGGCATGTTGGCAGGGGTGAGGGTCATCTGAAGGGGAAGCAGCGGAGATTCCAGTGAAATCCCCTTCCTGGATGCCATCCCCACCAGTCAGCAGAGAGATGCCCCGTGGCTACACTGAGCTGCTAGTGCTTGGGGCTCCAGGGAGTCTGAGGGTGTTGGCTAGTGTCAGGGGCATGGGAAGCATGTCACCACTTTTAAACTTCACTGATTTCTCACTAACCCCCTCCACTGTTCCATCTCTCCCCACACTTGGCCCTGCCTAAGTTGAGGGATCCTGGGGGACTCTTCTGGCCCAAGGCCAAAAGTGTCAGAGAGTAATCGGTACTGGTCCCAGCTTCCTCTCAGGCGGATCCTAAGCACTCCTGAGGGGGCCAGTTGGCCTGTCAGAAGCCATGAGGTGCCCTCCCCAGAGACActgtcaccccaccccacccgccaTGCAGTCCTGGGACAACAGAGCATCTTGTCAAGACACCTCGACGTACAGCCATGCCGAGAGAGTTTGCCATTTGCCCAGAGACCTGTCCTGCCCGGGCATCCACTGCTGGGGCAACACCCAGGAGCCCTTTCTCCACATCCGTGGTCCCCCCTCCCTCTTCTTGCTCCAGGGAGCAGACCCCAAGACAGGAGGGCCAAGCTCCTCTGACAGCAGGCTTGGAAGTGAGGGGTGGGGGCCCTTGTCCTCATCCTAGGAAACTGATCTCCCACACCCAGGCTCAGCATCCTCCCTCTGGTCCCACTTGCTGGGTGGTCTgagcctgcagcccctccccttcctgggCCCTGTTTGGGgcagccccttccccagcccctagcCTGCTTGGGGGACATCTCCACAAGCTGGGGCCTTTATTTCCCTAGGCTGGCAGGAGCCTCTCGGGTCAGAGTAGAGGTTTCTAGCCCAGCCTCCCTTTTGAGATACTTTCCACAGCCATCCTACATGTCACCCCCCTTGGTGTCAGCCATTCTTCTCCAGactcagggaagtccctcctgctGCACTTTGCTGCCACGTCCTATCCTATCCTGAGGCCCTGATGTGGGCCGCTCTCTCTCCCTTGCCCGAGTGATTCCTCCACCTCTGGCATCTGAGCTGCAGCCTCCCTCCTtcgctcccttcctccctccctcctccctctttcctgtctccctctctcctccttccccaaaaGAGAGCTTGGTGGGTTCCTGTCTGAGCTGGGTCTAGAGTCCTCTCAGACCCAAAGGTGCTATTTTTAGGGGCTTGAGTGAAGGCAGCCTTTGCACATCTGCGTGGCTGGAGCCCCCGGGCTGGCACTGCGAGGGTAGAGTTGGGGGGCCCGCATTGCCTACTGCTCCCTGCCCCCTGAGTCTGCCTGCTTCTGCTCCTTCACCtcagcctctcccctcccttcctctggtCTAAGGCAACCTTCCATTGCTGTCCACAGCCTGGCCTCCGCCTGGACCAGCACCCtgaacacactctcacacacgcTGCCCTAGGAAGGCCCAGCTAGGGTGGGCCAGGTAGCTTTGAAGCGCTTGGTTTTCTTTGCCATGACTCTGTGCCTGTGCCCAGCTCTGGAAATTCCGAAGTGAATGACTCCGTTGTCTCCCAGTTGTCCCTGTGAATATCCTGGCAGGGGCACACTTTCTCCCCCAGCCTTCCTTGACACTCCCTTCCCCCCAGATCAGAAAATCCAAAAATCTGAGGGGGGGCTTTTCTGGCCCTAAATTGCCTTCTTAGTGATGTGAAGCACAGGCCTTGAGGGTTTGTGCCCCGGGCAGGATTCAGTATTTTCTGTGGCTCATTGATCCCCCGAGTGGCCTCCCCCCCACAATTCTGGAAACACAGGTTAGCCTGTGTCCGGAGGGTGGAGCTGAGGCTGTCTGCCAGATTGTGCCAGGAATCTCCTGGGAAAGTGAGGTGGTGGGTAACCCAGGTGCCCTACGCACAGGCCTCCCAACCTCAGGTCACGGGCCCAGGGCATCGGCAGCCTTTTCCTCCAGCCCGGCAGCTCCTCACTGGAAGGGTATGGGGGCTAGAGAAGAGACCCAGAGGCCTCAGGCCAGCAAGGGGGTGTCTCTGTCCCCCTACGGCCCTAGGCTGAGCTGGCAGCGGGGGGAGCTGAAGTGCTAAGAgcagccccgccccaccccccaggcgTCAGGCTTTGGGTGCTTGTCTGGTAACCACTGTGTGTGTTTGCTGTGTCCCCTCCTACCCCTTCctgtccctgcctctccccaccccctggctgCTCCTCAGACTGTCTCTGGAGGTTATGACCATCCTGTGTCGCTGTGAGAATATTGAGACGTCGGAGGGGGTCCCGCTATTCGTAACAGGGGTTGCACAGGTAATAACCCACCTGCTTCCCTCCTCTGTGTCTAACCTTCTCTCTTCCTGCCCTGCGGGGCCTGGCAGGCAGGAGCCGGATGGACTCCACTCCTGAGAGTgtgcctctctcccctctgctcccacCTCTGCTGCGCTGGGTGGCAGGATGGATCCCTATAGATCCCCAACTCCCTTGCCCTCGCTCACTGGGGCTGCTAGCGGGGAAAGGGCGAGGGCTTCTGGAAGCTCTGCCCAAGTCTGCCAGTGGGGGTCCTTGGATGACAAGCCTAAATTGGGAGTAAGTTGAGGCAGGAGACGCAGGCCCTTTCGTGACAGAGCTGGGCTGTCTGGTCGGGGAGGGTTCCGTCCTAACGACTCCTACAGAAGTCCTAGTCCTCTAGGCACCACGGAGCCCCGTGCCAGCCCCTCCTCCAGGCTGACACCTCAGTGTCAAGCCCTAGTCCTCCTCCCTGCAAGGCCAGAAGATGGGTCCCATGGGGAGTTCTGTTCACCCCGCCCCTTGACGCCCTCCAATTTCCTGCCCCTAATTTGTGTCGAGAGACCTTTGAGCAGATCTCTTGTCACCAGACTTCAGCTTCCCCATCCGTGAAATGGGGAGAATTatgccctctctgtgccttgtaGGAATATTGGAAAGGCGAGTAGAACAATATGAGGGCGCTTTGGGATTTTCAGGAAAGAAGTGCTAGAGGAACCCCATCTGTATCATGAACATGACCTCACTTGGAAAAGCAAGTGACCTGCTGTCTCACTCCTCACTGCCACGCAGCCGTAGCTATGAAGCCCTTTCTTGAGCAAGGGCGTTTAGCAAGTCCAAGTGCTTCCTTCATGACCTGCAAGTCCCCATCCTCATTGCTTCATTCACCAGCTCCCTGCTGAGCACCGTGTCAGCTCCAGGCACTGAGGAGGCAGTGATGAACATCAGAAAGCCCCTGGCTCCTCAGAGCCTGCATGCTGGCAGGTCCCCAGGCTGGAAGAGACCTACCTGTCACCTTACCCATCCCCTTCCCTCTCATGAAATTGTCTTTCAGCTTCTCAGGCAAAACCCCTGCACCACCACACCCTTCCTCACCCATCGTGTTATCCCTAATGGGGAAGGGGACTGTCCCCATCGCACCCACCCCTTGTAGCCACAGGAGGGCAGGCTTCAGGGCAGAGGCCTGAGAAGAAGCTCAGAGCACCTTGTGTGGAATGAGTGGGGTCCAGGCCTCTCTCGACCCGCTTCTAGAGCAGCCTCATCTCCCTCCAAACCCACGTTCTACTTGAAACAGCTGCAAATGCCCAGGTCCCTTTTTAGCTGGGTGCTGTGGACCCTTGAGGACTCAGGTTGTCTGGGCAGAACAACTCTTTGTAAGATTAGTGCTCCTTGGCCAGGAAGCTCTAGTGTGACCCCAGCCCTTTCCCCCACTGGCCCACCTGGCCCCAACCCCAGAAGGTGGGCTTCAAGTCCTAGCCTGTTGCCAGGTAGAGGGACCAGGCAGGGCTTCCCTCGCAGGGGACAGACTCTCAGCGTGCCAGGCTGCAAGGCAGAGCTTTCTCAGCAGCCTCCTGGGGCATCCCAGGGTGTGAGCAGACCCAGGGAGCAGGTGAGGGCCCCTCCCTGGGGGATGTTCAGATGGCATCCCTGGACGGCCCGCACAGCACGGCCTAGAGGACCAGCATTTACGTGCTatcccaggacacacacacaactaCACCTAGACTCTGCCCACCCCGCCTCCCCCAGCCCAGACTACCCACAAcccattctcctctgcttccCTTTCCCACTCTTCCAGCCAGGCTGACCTGAGCAGAGGACACGTGTGCACGTGGGTAGCACACTCCACTCCTTCCCGTGAGCcatctgcaccccaccccccgcctgctTTCCCACCCGTCTCCTCACATGCTCCCAGCTCTGACCCCTCGGAGAGTCCTCCCCCGCAGCAGGACCCCTGGCCCGTCCCAGCCGGAGCAGTGAGGTGTCGCACTCTTTCCCCAcaccccaggccctgggcccccAGACCCATGCCCCTGTTTTGCGTTTCTTGGCAGGATTTCCCTAGAGATTATGACGTTGCAGCCCCGCTGCGAGGACGTAGAGACGGCCGAGGGGGTAGCTTTAACTGTGACGGGTGTCGCCCAGGTATAGTAACTCAGCAGCCCCGCGCATGTCCGTTGAGCTGCCTCGTCCCCATGCTGGggtttggggggaggaggagaggacggCAGCCAGGGGCAGTCTCTCTCCagcgcccctgcccctgccccccctgCCAAGAGAGTGTCGTCGCCACTGGAACACGCTCGGCCTCTTGGCCGCCCAGCAGGACTAACAGACACCCCTTCTTTCCCCAGCGGGCCCGCGGAGGACAGAACCAGTGCTGAGAACTCGTGTCTCACTAACCCCACCCCGTTCTTTGCAGGTGTCAGAAATGCCAAGCCCCAGAATCCAAGCCTTCCCTGTTCCCTGGGTAGGGGGCTGCAGGGTGGGGACCAGAGGGCGAGGCCACGTGAGGCAGgggagctctggagtcagaggcTGCGTTATCTTCCCAGCTCGGTGCCTGGCCAAGGGGCTTCCTGCTCTCCAGAAGTCCACATAGGGCAGGTTCAACCATGTTCTAGGCCTCTGGTGAGGGGGTTGTCGGCTTAGTGCCTTGGGAAAGAAAGGCAGGAGGATGCCCACCCTCGGTGGCGGACCCCGGACCTGTCTCCTGCCCTGTTCCGCCTCTCTTTCctagtctgtctgtctgtctgtctgtgcccCTATTGCTCATTCTCCTTTTTGCAGAGACCTGCAGGCTGAGGGGCAGAGAGCGGACTGCAGGGGTAGTGGGGAGCCCCAGATGCCCAGGAGCGAGGCcgtggcagggcctggggctgccAGTGAAGATGCAGTTCCTCGTgtcttctccccactggaggcCTCAGGCAGACtccaccccctcccagcccctaggCCTCCAGGTCctgagaaggaggggaggggtacCATCACCATCCTCCTGGGTCTGGGGCCTCCGTCTGCCTCCCTCCAGCCTGGCTCAGGCGCCTCTGTGACCACCGGCAGGTGAAGATCATGACCGAGAAGGAGCTCCTGGCCGTGGCCTGCGAGCAGTTCCTGGGCAAGAGTGTGCAGGACATCAAGAACGTCGTCCTGCAGACCCTGGAGGGGCACCTGCGCTCCATCCTCGGTgaggccctgcccagcccagggacCCCTCTGCTGCCTTCAAGGAGCCTCACAGTGTCCCCAAGCCATggccagggaggggacagggcggGCAGGGGGTTCTGTCAGTCCCACTGAGAGGCTTCTAGCTGAAAAGCTGATACGTTTTCTGTCAAGTATTTCCTTTCAAAACATGAGGTGACTTGAGTGAAGAGGAGGGCATTGAAGTAGGGGGTGAGCGGCTGCCAGTCTGGTCAGGCACCTGGTGCTGCTTGGGACACTTTTCCTCGTCCTGCCTGGACCCTGCAGGAGGAGGCTCAGAGTTAGACGCTGTTAAGAAGAAACCGAGGAAGACCCAGCTCTGACCGCGTGACCCCTGCATACACTCAGACCTCCACCTGCCTGCCTCCTCCCTTTCCCAGCTGGCTGGGCCCCTGGGGAGCCAGCCCGTGATCCTTCTGCCCTCAGGGACCCTGACAGTGGAGCAGATTTATCAGGACCGGGACCAGTTTGCCAAGCTGGTGCGGGAGGTGGCAGCCCCAGACGTCGGCCGCATGGGCATCGAGATCCTCAGCTTCACCATCAAGGTGCAGTGTGATGGGAAGGCTGTGGCCTCTGCGTGCATCCGGGAGTGGGGAGCTTGGCCAGAGGGGAACCTTTATGCCTCTGACTGTTCCCAGGGATGactccccctttcctccccagGACGTGTATGACAAAGTGGACTATCTGAGCTCCCTGGGCAAGACGCAGACCGCTGTGGTACAGAGAGATGCCGACATCGGAGTGGCCGAGGCTGAGAGGGATGCAGGCATCCGGGTATGTGGGCTTTccttcccagccccagggacAGGGAGCTCAGGGGTGGTGGGACCACAGTTGCTCAGGGGACCCTAAGCACCTGCCCCTCCTGCTCCCAGGAAGCCGAGTGCAAGAAGGAGATGCTGGACGTGAAGTTCATGGCAGACACCAAGATCGCCGACTCCAAGCGAGCATTCGAGCTGCAAAAGTCCGCCTTCAGTGAGGAGGTCAACATCAAGGTGAGAAGCCGTAGGGCATCCCGGGTTGGGGCTCAGGGCCCAGGACTTGGCAGCCAGCCTCTGACATGCTGACCACACTCCCGCCACAGACGGCTGAGGCCCAGCTGGCTTACGAGCTACAAGGGGCCCGTGAGCAGCAGAAGATCCGGCAggaagagattgagattgaggtTGTGCAGCGCAAGAAGCAGATTGCAGTGGAGGCGCAGGAGATCCTGCGCACAGACAAGGAGCTCGTTGCCACAGTGCGCTGCCCCGCCGAGGCCGAGGCCCACCGCATACAGCAGATCGCCGAGGGCGAGAAGTAGGTGCCACTGGTGCCCGGGCTGGGGGATTAGTCCAGCTCCTCTGCCACCCACGCACTCCCTCCACTCCTGACCGAGCTTGGGGGGCCCCTTCTCCCCCACCGTGAAGTAGGGGTGACCCGCCTCCCCCGTGGGATTGTTGTTAGGAAGACTGAATTAGATGTAGGAGGTTTAAGGGCCTggtatggtgcctggcacagagggcaCCTCTGCTTGGTCCCCTCTCTCATTTGCGTCTGGGAGCCAGTGCCCTCTCCTTGGCCAGAGCCAGAAGGCCAGGGCACCCCCCTCTCATGGGTCCCCCACCCCTGACACCTGCCAAAGCAGAGGCTCGGGGTTTGTTAGCCCCCAGGCAAGGCTGGAGGGGCCCCTGGCACTTCCCACTGATCCTGCCCACCTGGGCTCCCCCAGGGTGAAGCAGGTCCTCTTGGCACAGGCAGAGGCTGAGAAGATCCGCAGAATCGGGGAAGCGGAGGCAGCAGTCATCGAGGCGATGGGCAAGGCAGAGGCTGAGCGGATGAAACTCAAGGCTGAGGCCTACCAGAAATATGGGGACGCAGCCAAGATGGCCTTGGTGCTGGAGGCCCTGCCCCAGGTGAGGCTCCCACCCCAGGCTGGGACTGGCTGGGCAAGTGCTGGACTTCTCTGGGCCTTGTCAGCAACACAGCAACAGGCTGGCTGGGAGGGTTAAACTGGGGAGTACTCAGCAGTGGGGAGAGAACCCCACAACAGGCATAGGCTCATCCCTAACCCACTGGACCATCTGACCATGAATTGCAAATGAAGGCCACCCAGGCTGCACTGGGATTGGgtgaggtagagacgggagggaGAGATGCTGGACAGGGCAGGTGGATGGAGTCTGAGTACCAACCAGCTCTCCTCCCACCCCGCCTCCTAGATTGCTGCCAAAATCTCCGCCCCCCTGACCAAAGTCGATGAGATTGTGATCCTCAGTGGGGACAACAGCAAGGTGACCTCAGAAGTGAACCGACTGCTGGCCGAGCTGCCTGCCTCTGTGCATGCCCTCACGGGCGTGGACCTGTCTAAGGTGGGTGTCTAGCCATCTGCGGTGGGTTGCTGGGCAGCCCAGTGGACTGGCCCAGGCGGAGCGGTCGGTTGGGGGCCCCGGAGCCAAGGCCTCATGCCATCTCCCATCCTTGCAGATACCACTGATCAAGAAGGCCACCGGTGCACAGGTGTGAGGTCCCGAAGGCTCACACCGTTCAGCAGCCAGCGACCCctcttcagcacccgttttagtaccacaGGGACAACGGGAACGTTACTGACTCTGGTGCCTTAGTCTGTAGGGACCAGGAGTGCTGCGTGTTCAGGCCTCTGGCTGTCTTCCCTTCTcccctgtctctgtctgtctccgtCCTCTTCTCCTCTACCCCACACCCTCATTTTCACTGCCACATTTGTCTGGTTTGTCTCTTCCGACTTTATCTCCCTGTACGTTTCTTCCTTTgtctgtttgtctttttctctcccctctcctcccatcctCTACACACATCATGTAGTTTAAGCTGAAGATGTTTAGTATAATCACTGTCTGTCTGTTGGGGGGTGGCCCTGCTGCTCCTCAGAATCCTGGTGCCTTGAAGTTTTCTGTGCATCTGTCCATTCCCCCTGTGGCCCCAGCCAGAGCTTCAGCATGGGTGCAGGGATTCTGGGTAGGACGGCCACCCTGCCCTCTCCTGGCCTGGTCCCTGCCCCCAGGAAGCCCCCAGCCTCGCCCACTCTGGCCCTTCTCGGCCCAGGTTATCTGTGGCTGCAGGCCCAGGGCCAGCGCCATTCACTaaccccctgcccagccccaggcctgctCTCATACCTTACCTCTTTCTCCCCCGCCCAGGGGCACGGAGGGAAGGCCTCCTGTGTAGAGCAGCTCCCTCAGTTTACTACTGCCTTAGGAGGCCCCTGCTTGTgctcagggaagtccccttcatgGACATGTCCCTACTAGGTGGAGTGGGGCTTGGTCCCAACTCTGCTAAGCCCTCTGGGATCAGGATCTAGCGCTTCTGGAGACTAGAAAGTGTAGAGACCCTCTTCCTACTAGGGCTGTACTGTCCTGGGTGTCGGGCTGGGCCCTTCCAGTGGGCAAAGCTATGCCACCCTATACAGAATCCAGTGCTGTAGACTGGCCAGACTCCACACCCCTTGTGCCAGCTTTCTTCCTGGCCAGAGTGATTGGGTTCCAGCCATGGGGAAGCAGCCCAGTCCTCTGTGTCCTTGCTCCAGTGGAGGCAGAAGAGCCCAGGACCCAAGCATCCTGGCAGGGGTGCTGTGGGTGTCCTGTGGTCCCAGTCCCTACCCCTTGCCCTGCCCCAGCCTGTGTAGCTGTTCCTGCATGTGGATGCTGCATGTGTGGTCTGGGGCTTGGATGCTGCACTGCCCCGCTGCCTGTCCCTTCTGGTAAAATAAAGATCTGGTTATGCCCACACCCTGTATTGTGGCTTTTGTGAGGGGAGAGACTGGGAAGCAAGAACCAACCAGGTCCCCCACCCCTACACCCCTTCAGCCTGAAAGCTGCACTTTGCCTGTTCTTCCCCACCCTAGCCACCGGGGGGCATCAGCACCCTGGCCATGCCCCCTTAGCATCCTAGAGCAGGGCCGCCATCGCCCAGGTGCTGAAGCCAGacctgaggccagggagaccTGGCTCCACTGCAGACAGAAGACGGAAGGGGCTGCCATGTTCACTGCACCTCTGTCCAGCCTGAGCCTCACTCAGTAATGGAAACTGTTTCTCAAGAGCGTGAACGCTGGAGTCAGACTGCTTGGGTTTAAATTTTAGTTCTGTTGTTCATCACCTGTGTAATCTTGGGTAGGTAGCTTCGTCTTtctgggcttcagtatttgtattcattttacaaatttaatgcttcctatgtgccaggaattgtCCTAGATGCAGGGGAGACTGCAGTGAATAAAACCAATCCCTAGCTTTTAGAGCTTACATTCAGGTGGGGGgagcaaaataagaaaaattaaatatacagtaTGTTAGATAATGGTATGTGCTAAGGAGGAAAATAAACAGGGAAAGGAATAGGAAGTTCGGGAGGGTGTTGAAACTTTAGTGTGAGGAAGGCCTCAACGAGAAGGTAGCACTGAGGAAAGCAAAGGAATGAGTCATGCAGATATCAAAGAAGAGCTTTCTGTCCAGAGCCTCTGACATGGAAGTGTGTCTGGCATGACTGAAAAACCAGCAAGGAGGTCAGTGTGTTTggaagtgagtgaatgaatgagcagtGGGGAGAGTGGTGGGAGATGAGGTCAGGATGGAAACCTGTTTCTGGTTCATGTAGAATCTTAATGGGGCCTATTTTTGCCTTTGCTCCGAGATGGGAAACCACTGAAGGGCTTCGAAAGAGAAGTGATGTGATCTGACACATGTAAAAAGATCATTCTAGGCACTGAGACAATCCGAGGTAGACAGGAAAATCTTTTCcagaaatggtgctggaacaactgagtctaaatgagagaaaaatggggacttccctggtggtccagtgattaagactctgagcttccaaggcagggggtgaggattcgatccctggttggggaactaagatcccacatgctgcgcagcaaaaatacataaataaataaatgagaaaacaattgAATCACAATCCCTACCTCATTCCATATATTGATACAAAAACTAGTTTGAGATGGATCATAGAGCTAATGTAAAAAATCAAACCATAAAGCTTATAAAACAAGAGGGAAATGTTTCTGTGACCTTCACACAGGCAAGATTTCTTAGgacaaaaacgaaaaaaaaaaagcactaaccataaagaaaaaaattaataaattagaccATCAAAATAAGtctctgttcatcaaaagaaacttaaaatgagAAGGTAAGCATAGTCAGAAAAAACATTTACAGTACGCGTTTCTAACAAAGGGCTTGCATCTCATTTAAAAAGAGctcccagggatttccctggcagtctagtggttaggactctgcgattCCAGTGTCGTGGGCCCAGGTTCggtccctagtcagggaact belongs to Eubalaena glacialis isolate mEubGla1 chromosome 19, mEubGla1.1.hap2.+ XY, whole genome shotgun sequence and includes:
- the FLOT2 gene encoding flotillin-2 isoform X2; its protein translation is MGNCHTVGPNEALVVSGGCCGSDYKQYVFGGWAWAWWCISDTQRISLEIMTLQPRCEDVETAEGVALTVTGVAQVKIMTEKELLAVACEQFLGKSVQDIKNVVLQTLEGHLRSILGTLTVEQIYQDRDQFAKLVREVAAPDVGRMGIEILSFTIKDVYDKVDYLSSLGKTQTAVVQRDADIGVAEAERDAGIREAECKKEMLDVKFMADTKIADSKRAFELQKSAFSEEVNIKTAEAQLAYELQGAREQQKIRQEEIEIEVVQRKKQIAVEAQEILRTDKELVATVRCPAEAEAHRIQQIAEGEKVKQVLLAQAEAEKIRRIGEAEAAVIEAMGKAEAERMKLKAEAYQKYGDAAKMALVLEALPQIAAKISAPLTKVDEIVILSGDNSKVTSEVNRLLAELPASVHALTGVDLSKIPLIKKATGAQV
- the FLOT2 gene encoding flotillin-2 isoform X5, producing MTEKELLAVACEQFLGKSVQDIKNVVLQTLEGHLRSILGTLTVEQIYQDRDQFAKLVREVAAPDVGRMGIEILSFTIKDVYDKVDYLSSLGKTQTAVVQRDADIGVAEAERDAGIREAECKKEMLDVKFMADTKIADSKRAFELQKSAFSEEVNIKTAEAQLAYELQGAREQQKIRQEEIEIEVVQRKKQIAVEAQEILRTDKELVATVRCPAEAEAHRIQQIAEGEKVKQVLLAQAEAEKIRRIGEAEAAVIEAMGKAEAERMKLKAEAYQKYGDAAKMALVLEALPQIAAKISAPLTKVDEIVILSGDNSKVTSEVNRLLAELPASVHALTGVDLSKIPLIKKATGAQV
- the FLOT2 gene encoding flotillin-2 isoform X4; protein product: MTLQPRCEDVETAEGVALTVTGVAQVKIMTEKELLAVACEQFLGKSVQDIKNVVLQTLEGHLRSILGTLTVEQIYQDRDQFAKLVREVAAPDVGRMGIEILSFTIKDVYDKVDYLSSLGKTQTAVVQRDADIGVAEAERDAGIREAECKKEMLDVKFMADTKIADSKRAFELQKSAFSEEVNIKTAEAQLAYELQGAREQQKIRQEEIEIEVVQRKKQIAVEAQEILRTDKELVATVRCPAEAEAHRIQQIAEGEKVKQVLLAQAEAEKIRRIGEAEAAVIEAMGKAEAERMKLKAEAYQKYGDAAKMALVLEALPQIAAKISAPLTKVDEIVILSGDNSKVTSEVNRLLAELPASVHALTGVDLSKIPLIKKATGAQV
- the FLOT2 gene encoding flotillin-2 isoform X1 encodes the protein MGNCHTVGPNEALVVSGGCCGSDYKQYVFGGWAWAWWCISDTQRLSLEVMTILCRCENIETSEGVPLFVTGVAQDFPRDYDVAAPLRGRRDGRGGSFNCDGCRPETCRLRGRERTAGVVGSPRCPGARPWQGLGLPVKMQFLVSSPHWRPQADSTPSQPLGLQVKIMTEKELLAVACEQFLGKSVQDIKNVVLQTLEGHLRSILGTLTVEQIYQDRDQFAKLVREVAAPDVGRMGIEILSFTIKDVYDKVDYLSSLGKTQTAVVQRDADIGVAEAERDAGIREAECKKEMLDVKFMADTKIADSKRAFELQKSAFSEEVNIKTAEAQLAYELQGAREQQKIRQEEIEIEVVQRKKQIAVEAQEILRTDKELVATVRCPAEAEAHRIQQIAEGEKVKQVLLAQAEAEKIRRIGEAEAAVIEAMGKAEAERMKLKAEAYQKYGDAAKMALVLEALPQIAAKISAPLTKVDEIVILSGDNSKVTSEVNRLLAELPASVHALTGVDLSKIPLIKKATGAQV
- the FLOT2 gene encoding flotillin-2 isoform X3 gives rise to the protein MGNCHTVGPNEALVVSGGCCGSDYKQYVFGGWAWAWWCISDTQRLSLEVMTILCRCENIETSEGVPLFVTGVAQVKIMTEKELLAVACEQFLGKSVQDIKNVVLQTLEGHLRSILGTLTVEQIYQDRDQFAKLVREVAAPDVGRMGIEILSFTIKDVYDKVDYLSSLGKTQTAVVQRDADIGVAEAERDAGIREAECKKEMLDVKFMADTKIADSKRAFELQKSAFSEEVNIKTAEAQLAYELQGAREQQKIRQEEIEIEVVQRKKQIAVEAQEILRTDKELVATVRCPAEAEAHRIQQIAEGEKVKQVLLAQAEAEKIRRIGEAEAAVIEAMGKAEAERMKLKAEAYQKYGDAAKMALVLEALPQIAAKISAPLTKVDEIVILSGDNSKVTSEVNRLLAELPASVHALTGVDLSKIPLIKKATGAQV